CGTGGCTCATCCGGACCGCCCCATCGTGAGTTCGATGGCGTTCTCCAGGTTCTCTCCGGGGGCCCAGTCGACGACCGGAATCCCGATCCGACGCAGCGTCCGGACCCGCGCGTCGCGCTCGACCGCCGCCAGCCGCGTCCCGACGGAGTCGGTCTCGCCGGGACCGGGGCTGACGACGGTCACGACGTTGCCCGCGGCCTCCAGCGTCCGGACGGAGTCGACGACGCCGTCGTCGGCCAGCGGCGAGAGCAGCAGGACCTGCGTCGTCGAATCGAGCCGCTCCCGGAGCGCACCGACCCCGCGCTCCCGGTCGGACGACTCGTCCTCCACCGGTCGGCCGCCGTCCGAGAGCGCGGCGGATGCCTCGGGGGACGTCCCGGTAGCGGACGCACTCGCGTCCGCGCGCGGCGACAGAATCCCGCCGGAGGGAACCTCCGTTCCGAGGGCGTCGCTGCCGTCCGCCGGCTCCGGAACGTCGGCGCTCCCGGCCGCCGATCCCGGGACGAAGGCCGGGTGCGAGTCGAGCGCCCGGCGCAACTGCGCGAGGTGAGCGCTCCCCGGCTTCGGGGGGAGCCAGTACCACGGCGACCCGTGGGACGCCAGGCCGACCTCGTGGTTGGCGTCGACGAGGGCGCCGGCGAGCCGATCGGCCGCGCCGACGCAGCGAGCGACGGCCTCCGCGGCGGAGCGGTCCCCGGCTCCGGCGCCGACGTCGACGCAGAGCGCCACCGAAGCGGACCGCTCCTCCGCGTACTCGATGGTTCCGAGTTCGCCGCTCTTGGCGAAGCGCCGCCAGTCCACCTGCCGCATCGGATCGCCCTGGCGGTACTCGCGGGCGCGGTGGAACTCCAGGCCGCTCCCGCCGACGTCGGAGCGCAACTCGCCGGCGCGCTCGCTGGTCAGGTCCCTGAGCGCGGTGGCCGACACCGACGCGCCGCAGTCGAGGACGGTGGGCTCCGCCGCGGTCGCCCGCCGCTCGGCGGCGCCGGCGAGGTTTCGCGACAGGACGGTCACGGGCCGGAACCGGTGCTTCCCCTCCGACGCTTCCACGGCGTACTCCAGCGTCGTCTCCCCGCCGGGGGCGAGCGCGGTCGCGCGCCGCGGCGTGCCGTCGACGACGGGCAGCAGCGCCGGCACGCCGTCCACGATGCGCACGTCGGGCAGCCAGCGGTCCGCCTCGTTCCTAACGGTGACGGACACGTCCACGCGCTCCCCGGGGTCGGGGGACGCCGGCGAGACGGTCCGCTCGACCGCTACGACGGGCTCCGGCGGGGACGGGACGAGCCGCGGGTAGACGGCGTAGCCCGCGCCGACGGCGGCCAGCAGCAACACGGCGGGCCGCTGGGCGAGCAGGCCGACGGTCCCGGCGAACAGCGACAGCGCGACGACGCCGCGCCACCGCCCGGTGTCCGTGCGGTCCGTCATGTCCGGTCCTCCCGTCGCCGCTCCAGCGCGGCGACCGTCGCGTCGACCCGCCGGCGGAACCAGTGCTCTCCGCGGAATCCACTCAGGGCCCGGCGGACCAGCGACGGCGGTTCGAGTTCGTCGCTCGCGACGAAGGCCGCCGCCGTCTCGTCGTCGGTCCACTCGCCGCGGTCGACGCGCTCGCGGGCCTCGGCCCCGTCGCAGCGCGCGGTCTCGGCGACCGTCGCCACGGCGGCCGCCCGGAGCCGATCGTGAACGGCGCGCTCCCGCGCCGTCGTCCGGACAGACGGCAGGCCGGCGAGCGTCGCGTCGAGTTCACGACCCGGCGTCCCGCGCTCGATCGCCTCGACGGCCGGCGGCCGGGCCTCCGTCACTCCGATCGCCGTCCGCAGCACCAGAACGCCGACCGTCCCGGCGATCGATATCACTCCGACCGCGGCGACCAGCAGGTAGTCGTTGCCGAGCCCCTCCACGGCGGCCTCGGTCGGGATCAACTGCTCGACGGCGGGCGAGACGAGCGCGAGAGCGGCGAGCGCGAGCAGGCCGAGCCCGACCGTCCGCGTCGCGGTCCGGTCGAGCGTCATCGAGTCTCCCCTCCGTCGGTGACCTCGCGCCCGCCGTCGAACTGGCGCCGGACGCGGCTGGCGACTCGCTCGCGGTCCTCGGTCACGGGGCGGTCGCCGTAGCGGACCTCGACGAACGTCTCCGTCAGCGTCCGGACGGCGTCGGGATCGAACCCGGCGTCGACGGCCGCACGGGCGACTTCCTCGGGCGTCATGTGCCCGGTCCGGTCGACGTCCAGCCGCCGGAGCATCTCGGCCCAGACGCGCTCGACGGCGTTCGCCGGTGCCCGCTCGGGTGTCCCGGCGGCCTCGCTCTCCGCCGCCTCGGCCTCCGGTTCGTCCGCCGCCAGTCCGAGCGCGGCGAGCAGCCGGTCCCGGTAGCGGGCGACCGCTTCGGACGCGGCGAGCGCCAGTGCGAACGTCACCAGCGTCGGAAGCAGGTCCGTCAGCAGCGCGAGGAGCCGATCGAGGAGGTCCGGCGTCCCCGGGCTCGGTCCCTCCCCGGAGTCCGCCGACGTCTCCTGGTCGCTGTCGGCAGCGCTCTGCTCGCGCTGACTGCTAGCGTCGCTCTGCTGCCGATTCGAAGACTCGCTCTGCCGCTCACTCGCCTGGCTGGCGCTGGCCGACGACTCTGATTCGCTCCCGTCGGCGCGGTCCGTCCCGTCCGAGTCTGACGACCCGACGTCGCCGTCCTCGGCGGGCTTGGTTATCTCCCTCGAGATCTCGGCTCCCTGCCCGCGGTCGATCGGCAATCGGTCGTAGTCGGGATCGATCACGTCGCTGGCCTCGGTCGTCACCGTGGACTGGATGGACGTGGCCGACGCCCCCACGGCGACGATGGAGAGAACGGCGACGGCGATCCGGAATCCTGTCTCCCGCTTCATGGCAGCACTCCATCGACACTCATCTGTCATTTCGTCAGGGCCGGGTCCCGGTTAAGGCAGTCGAGTGTTCCGACAATTCTGCCACTTCCTGAGATACGAATGGAAAACAAATGGGTAGTAACGGTCGGGTTTCACCGAGTAACGGCAGAATACCAGTGGCCGCGACGGCGCGCGGGAACCGCGTCTGGTCGCTCGCCCGTCGAATCCCGGTAACGGGACCTTTCTACCGGGCAGGTCCGTCCGCGAAACGTGCCCTCGAAGGACACCGAACGGCGAGCGAGGCTCATCGAGCCCGCGCTCGTTCCACTCGCTCGGACGCCGACAGACTCACTCCGTTCGTCTCCCGAGCCCACCCTCGCTTCGCTCGGTTGGACGCCGATGAGCGAAGCTCATCGAGCCCGCGCTCGTTCCACTCGCTCGGACGCCGGCCCGTCGGGCTTTTGCCGCTCCCCCGCCGAGTGGTCACCGTGCTGACGAAGGACCTGCTCCGGGTCTCGCGGGCGGGCGGCGGGTATCACCCCCAGTTCGCGGGCGCGGACGACGAGCGCCTGGCA
This genomic interval from Halomicrobium urmianum contains the following:
- a CDS encoding DUF58 domain-containing protein, with protein sequence MTDRTDTGRWRGVVALSLFAGTVGLLAQRPAVLLLAAVGAGYAVYPRLVPSPPEPVVAVERTVSPASPDPGERVDVSVTVRNEADRWLPDVRIVDGVPALLPVVDGTPRRATALAPGGETTLEYAVEASEGKHRFRPVTVLSRNLAGAAERRATAAEPTVLDCGASVSATALRDLTSERAGELRSDVGGSGLEFHRAREYRQGDPMRQVDWRRFAKSGELGTIEYAEERSASVALCVDVGAGAGDRSAAEAVARCVGAADRLAGALVDANHEVGLASHGSPWYWLPPKPGSAHLAQLRRALDSHPAFVPGSAAGSADVPEPADGSDALGTEVPSGGILSPRADASASATGTSPEASAALSDGGRPVEDESSDRERGVGALRERLDSTTQVLLLSPLADDGVVDSVRTLEAAGNVVTVVSPGPGETDSVGTRLAAVERDARVRTLRRIGIPVVDWAPGENLENAIELTMGRSG
- a CDS encoding DUF7269 family protein, yielding MTLDRTATRTVGLGLLALAALALVSPAVEQLIPTEAAVEGLGNDYLLVAAVGVISIAGTVGVLVLRTAIGVTEARPPAVEAIERGTPGRELDATLAGLPSVRTTARERAVHDRLRAAAVATVAETARCDGAEARERVDRGEWTDDETAAAFVASDELEPPSLVRRALSGFRGEHWFRRRVDATVAALERRREDRT
- a CDS encoding DUF4129 domain-containing protein, giving the protein MKRETGFRIAVAVLSIVAVGASATSIQSTVTTEASDVIDPDYDRLPIDRGQGAEISREITKPAEDGDVGSSDSDGTDRADGSESESSASASQASERQSESSNRQQSDASSQREQSAADSDQETSADSGEGPSPGTPDLLDRLLALLTDLLPTLVTFALALAASEAVARYRDRLLAALGLAADEPEAEAAESEAAGTPERAPANAVERVWAEMLRRLDVDRTGHMTPEEVARAAVDAGFDPDAVRTLTETFVEVRYGDRPVTEDRERVASRVRRQFDGGREVTDGGETR